In Methanocella paludicola SANAE, the sequence GAGAGGGACACCATAGCCTACATTTACGAGCGCGATGAGTACATGGCCGGGACGCTTGCTAAATTAATAAGGTCGGGGGAGCTTCGGGGAAAATGCGCCGTCCTTGTCGGCAGACGCCATGTACCGGGAATGACGTGCATCCTTAAAGCGTTCCATACTACCGGCGATATCGGCAGCTATTATGCAGGGGGCCGCATGCACGACCTCTTTAGCCTTGAAGAACTCAACATGCCCTACACGCTTAGTTACGAGCAGAGCAAACGCAATTTTACGGTAAACCGTATCACCGAGGCTATCCTCAAAACAGTCTTTTTACTCGCCTACGTGTTCATACTCTTCTTAATAATAGCAGCTATCCTGCTGATAGCGACAGCTATACTGCTAACAGTATTAAAATAAACAATATAAAGAAGGGGAGTGGCTTACGCCACAAACAAAGATCTACTCGCTAATAAGGACCGCGTTAACTTCGCCATCCTGGCCCGGGCGGCTCGTGATCTTCGCCTTGCCGAGCTCAGTCATGACGACGGCGCCCTTCGTCAGGATGTTACGCCTGACGTAGTTCTTGTTCGCGGGGTTCTCGACCTCAGTGGTCATCTTGGCCTTCTGGGTCTTGCCCGACTTCGGGTCGGTGACGTTCACGACGTTTTCCTTGAGGACCTTGACCTTGGAGCCATTGCCCATTACATTTAGGACTTTTCTGCTGGTAGCACCGATGACCGGCTGCGTGATCTCGCTGCCCAGCTCGAACTTCCTCTTGCCGCGGTTCGGCCTGAGCCTGCCTCCGGTGGGCTTCCTTATAGATTTTCCCTGAGACTTCATTACATTACCTCTATGAGATTTAATTCAGCTCTGATGGCTGGTACAGCCTTGATGGCTGAAGCATATCCGTTTAATGATGGAAGTAATATAAATAAATATTGGGCGCAATCGTGTTTTTCTAAGATTATCATTTTTATGTCATATGCCATTATGCTTATGGTGAGGGGATGTACAGGATCGAGGAGGCTGCCGGCATGGGCGACTTTGCGCCCGACTTCAGGCTGAAGGACTCGCGCGGCGAGGAAGTTATGCTGTCTAACTTCAGGGACAGGGTGAACGTGCTGCTCGTGTTCTACCGGGGCGAGGCCGACCCGTACAGCATGCGCTGGCTGTCGCAGCTTAACGACGACTACCTCTTTTTTCGCAGCCTCGACGCCGATATCCTGGCCATCAGCCCCGACGACGTCGATAAGGCCCGCGACACCGCGACCAGGTATAAGATACCGTTCAAGCTCCTTGCGGACCCCGGGAAGAGCGTGATAAAGGAGTACGGCGTATACGACGACCTGGAGAACGGGGACGACGCCTCGATATTCATCATCGACCGCTCGGGCCGGATCCGCTACAGGTTCGTGAGCAAGTTCCCGGGCGAGATACCGCCGAACGATAAGCTGATGGAAACGCTTCGCCGCCTGACTTAAAATCGGGCCATATTTTTAAACATACGGGTCAACGTATCCATGCTATGGAGTATGGGCATAAGTATGAGCAGCTTTCCGTTGAGCCGGGCTATAAGGCCCCTGACTTTCGCCTGAATGATGAGGATGGCAGGCCTGTTTCCCTGTATGGCTTTTTAGGGGACCGCAGCGTAGTGCTCGTTTTCATCCGTGCCGTGGACGATGCGGACACGGGCAGGCAGCTCGACTATTTGAAGGACAGCTACCAGCGTATCCTGTATCATTGCGGCGACGTACTCGTCGTTTCCTGGGGCAGCGTCGCATTTAATAAGTCCCTCGTAGAGAAGCATAAGCTGCCGTTCCACATCCTGAGCGACGAGGACTGCGCCGTACTTAAAAAGTATGAGATCTATAACCCTTACGATAAGCTGCTCGGCCCGAACGTTTTTATTATGAATTGTGCCGGCCTTATCATGTTCATGTACAATGGCAAGAATCCCGACGACATCGTGACCATGGCCGACATCGTCGCCGTCCTGCACGATATTGCAGAGTCGGGCGGCACGGAGGTCTATGGCGGGGTCGCCAATAGGAATATTTAGCTGACCGATATGGTTTTATGGCGAGATGCCTTTATAGGGAACGATGCTGACGCTGGGCCTTTATAATACATACGACAAGGTGAAGGTAGTTGAGGCACACTACCGTGGCATCGCCCGGGGAGCGCCAATCGCCTATGCCTACGGCTTCAACCTGGCGTTAGTGGGCTTCCCTTATGATTTCAGCCAGCAGGAGCTGGTCGCGTTCGTTAAGGATAATACGACCATCGGCGGCTCGGGCCTTTACCTGCAAAAATTGTACGATGAGAAACGTCTCTACGTCATGGATGTGCCCGAGAAGGGCTTTCCCGCCCAGTTCGGTGCTTTGGTGGCTACTACTTCTAAGCCTGAAAAGAAAAAGAAGGCTTCGGCGGAAGAGATCGCCGACATGATGGTAAAAAATAAGCCACTGTTCATTCTTATTGGCCTGGGCCGCAAGGGTCTGCCCAAGGAATACTTTGAAATGGCACACTACCACCTCGACATCACTGATGGTAAGGGTATCTCGCTAGAGACCTGCACCGCCATCGGGGCGATTGCTGCCAGGTTG encodes:
- a CDS encoding redoxin domain-containing protein, encoding MEYGHKYEQLSVEPGYKAPDFRLNDEDGRPVSLYGFLGDRSVVLVFIRAVDDADTGRQLDYLKDSYQRILYHCGDVLVVSWGSVAFNKSLVEKHKLPFHILSDEDCAVLKKYEIYNPYDKLLGPNVFIMNCAGLIMFMYNGKNPDDIVTMADIVAVLHDIAESGGTEVYGGVANRNI
- a CDS encoding 30S ribosomal protein S8e codes for the protein MKSQGKSIRKPTGGRLRPNRGKRKFELGSEITQPVIGATSRKVLNVMGNGSKVKVLKENVVNVTDPKSGKTQKAKMTTEVENPANKNYVRRNILTKGAVVMTELGKAKITSRPGQDGEVNAVLISE
- a CDS encoding peroxiredoxin family protein, encoding MYRIEEAAGMGDFAPDFRLKDSRGEEVMLSNFRDRVNVLLVFYRGEADPYSMRWLSQLNDDYLFFRSLDADILAISPDDVDKARDTATRYKIPFKLLADPGKSVIKEYGVYDDLENGDDASIFIIDRSGRIRYRFVSKFPGEIPPNDKLMETLRRLT
- a CDS encoding DUF531 domain-containing protein, translated to MLTLGLYNTYDKVKVVEAHYRGIARGAPIAYAYGFNLALVGFPYDFSQQELVAFVKDNTTIGGSGLYLQKLYDEKRLYVMDVPEKGFPAQFGALVATTSKPEKKKKASAEEIADMMVKNKPLFILIGLGRKGLPKEYFEMAHYHLDITDGKGISLETCTAIGAIAARLYTLAEQKKKVVKK